One genomic window of Thioclava sp. GXIMD4216 includes the following:
- a CDS encoding TRAP transporter large permease, whose product MEHWPVGLAILIVLLLAGVPIAFALAGVGLVGVAMIIGWTPALSLIGSAFFDNGREYSLSVLPLFLMMGNFVVQSGIASELYNSAYAWLRHRKGGLAMATVVACGAFSSVCGSSMATAATMTRISLPSMRRFGYPDRLSTASIAAGGTLGILIPPSVILVFYGIMTQQDIGKLFLAGIIPGLIGIVGYALAVKISIGMRGIDLPVETKLPLIERFRALKGTAGALVLFVFVMGGIYLGVFTPTESAGMGAAGALLLVVVSGKFTWGGLLNVLYDTMKTTAMMFFILFGALSFTNYVNMSGMTGDIQNWLSVFGGSPVAMILAILVIYLVLGCMLEGLSMIMLTVPVFYPIVAAQGFDLIWFGIFVVVITEISYITPPVGMNAFVLRSVVPDVRLGTIFRGLLPFVAMDIVRIGLIIAFPSLVLLLT is encoded by the coding sequence ATGGAGCATTGGCCTGTAGGTCTGGCGATCCTGATCGTCCTGTTGCTGGCAGGGGTGCCGATCGCTTTTGCTTTGGCCGGTGTCGGCCTTGTGGGCGTGGCGATGATCATCGGCTGGACGCCAGCCCTTTCCCTGATCGGGTCGGCATTTTTTGACAACGGACGGGAATATTCGCTGTCGGTGCTGCCGCTTTTTCTGATGATGGGCAATTTTGTGGTGCAGTCGGGGATCGCCTCCGAGCTGTATAACTCGGCCTATGCATGGCTGCGCCATCGCAAGGGCGGGCTGGCGATGGCCACTGTGGTGGCCTGCGGGGCGTTTTCCTCGGTCTGTGGTTCGTCAATGGCAACTGCGGCCACGATGACGCGGATCTCGCTGCCCTCCATGCGGCGCTTCGGCTATCCCGACAGGCTGTCGACGGCCTCGATTGCGGCGGGGGGAACGCTGGGCATCCTGATCCCGCCCTCGGTCATTCTGGTGTTTTACGGCATCATGACGCAGCAGGATATCGGCAAGCTGTTTCTGGCGGGGATCATTCCCGGTCTGATCGGGATTGTCGGTTATGCGCTGGCGGTGAAGATTTCCATCGGGATGCGCGGGATTGACCTGCCTGTCGAAACGAAGCTGCCGCTGATCGAACGGTTTCGGGCGCTCAAGGGCACGGCGGGCGCTTTGGTGCTGTTTGTTTTCGTGATGGGCGGGATCTATCTGGGGGTTTTCACCCCCACCGAGAGCGCAGGCATGGGGGCAGCGGGCGCGCTGTTGCTGGTGGTCGTGTCGGGCAAGTTCACATGGGGCGGCTTGCTGAACGTGCTCTATGATACGATGAAGACCACCGCGATGATGTTTTTCATCCTTTTCGGCGCGCTGAGTTTCACCAATTACGTCAATATGTCCGGCATGACGGGCGATATCCAGAACTGGCTGTCGGTGTTCGGAGGCAGTCCCGTGGCGATGATACTGGCCATTCTGGTGATCTATCTGGTGCTGGGATGCATGCTGGAAGGTCTGTCGATGATCATGCTGACCGTGCCGGTCTTCTATCCCATCGTGGCGGCTCAGGGCTTCGATCTGATCTGGTTCGGCATTTTCGTCGTTGTGATCACCGAAATCAGCTATATCACCCCGCCGGTCGGGATGAATGCCTTTGTGTTGCGGTCGGTCGTGCCGGATGTACGGCTGGGCACCATCTTCCGCGGGCTGCTGCCTTTTGTGGCGATGGACATCGTCCGCATCGGCCTGATTATCGCCTTCCCGTCGCTTGTGCTCTTGCTGACCTGA
- a CDS encoding acetyl-CoA hydrolase/transferase family protein, translating into MSFDVKVSSSRIRSDVFKRKIMSAEDAAALINPGAIIGMSGFTGSGYPKAVPQALAKRIEEAHARGEKFKVSIWTGASTGPELDGALAKANGIDFRLPFNSDPIARQQINNGEMSYFDIHLSQVAPMAWEGFLGKLDTAVVEISGITEDGQLIPSSSVGNNKTWLDLADKIILEVNSWQTELLDGMHDIYYGTALPPHRKPIPILKSDDRIGQPYFNVDPSKVVAVVVTDSPDRNAPFSPPDDTANAIAGHILEFLKWEAKRAGLPNSLLPLQSGVGNVPNAVMAGLIDTPFEDMTAFTEVIQDGMLDMLEAGTLRMASATAFSLSPEKAEYFNQNAAFFRDKLLLRPQDISNNPELVRRLGCIAMNGLIEADIYGNVNSTQIMGSKMQNGIGGSGDFARNSYVSIFMTPSTAKGGAISAIVPMASHVDHINQDVQVIVTEQGLADLRGLSPKQRAEKIIENCAHPYYRPMLRDYFERAKKGSYAQQSPHLLNESLSWHQRFIETGSMKV; encoded by the coding sequence ATGAGCTTTGATGTCAAAGTGAGTAGTTCACGCATTCGTAGTGATGTTTTTAAACGTAAAATCATGTCGGCAGAGGATGCTGCCGCCCTGATCAACCCCGGCGCCATTATCGGCATGTCGGGGTTTACCGGCTCGGGCTATCCCAAAGCCGTTCCGCAGGCGCTGGCCAAGCGAATCGAAGAGGCCCATGCCCGCGGTGAGAAATTCAAGGTCTCGATCTGGACCGGCGCCTCTACTGGCCCCGAACTGGATGGCGCATTGGCCAAAGCCAATGGCATCGATTTCCGCCTGCCCTTCAACTCGGACCCGATCGCGCGCCAGCAGATCAACAATGGCGAAATGTCCTATTTCGACATCCATCTCAGCCAGGTTGCACCGATGGCGTGGGAAGGCTTTCTGGGCAAGCTTGACACCGCCGTGGTCGAGATCTCGGGCATTACCGAAGACGGTCAACTGATCCCGTCCTCCTCGGTTGGCAATAACAAGACATGGCTGGATCTGGCGGATAAGATCATCCTTGAGGTGAATAGCTGGCAGACCGAGTTGCTGGACGGGATGCATGACATCTATTACGGCACTGCGCTGCCGCCGCATCGCAAACCGATCCCGATCCTGAAATCGGATGACCGCATCGGTCAGCCCTATTTCAACGTGGACCCGTCGAAGGTCGTGGCCGTGGTCGTCACCGACAGCCCCGACCGGAACGCCCCCTTCTCGCCGCCCGATGATACGGCCAATGCGATTGCAGGCCATATTCTGGAATTCCTGAAATGGGAAGCCAAGCGCGCCGGCCTGCCCAATTCGCTTCTGCCGCTGCAATCGGGTGTCGGCAACGTGCCCAATGCCGTGATGGCGGGGCTGATCGATACGCCGTTCGAGGACATGACCGCCTTCACCGAGGTGATTCAGGACGGCATGCTGGATATGCTGGAAGCGGGCACCCTGCGCATGGCTTCGGCCACGGCCTTCTCGCTGTCGCCGGAAAAAGCCGAGTATTTCAACCAGAATGCGGCCTTCTTCCGCGACAAGCTGCTGCTGCGTCCGCAAGATATCTCGAACAATCCCGAACTGGTGCGCCGCTTGGGCTGTATCGCCATGAACGGCCTGATCGAGGCGGATATCTACGGCAACGTCAACTCGACCCAGATCATGGGCTCGAAAATGCAAAACGGCATTGGCGGCTCGGGTGATTTCGCGCGCAACTCCTATGTCTCGATCTTCATGACCCCTTCGACCGCCAAAGGCGGTGCCATTTCGGCCATCGTGCCGATGGCAAGCCATGTCGATCACATCAATCAGGACGTGCAAGTGATCGTGACCGAACAGGGTCTGGCCGATCTGCGCGGGCTCTCGCCCAAACAGCGCGCCGAGAAGATCATCGAAAACTGCGCCCATCCCTATTATCGTCCGATGCTGCGCGATTATTTCGAACGTGCGAAAAAGGGCAGCTATGCCCAGCAGAGCCCGCATCTGCTGAATGAATCGCTAAGCTGGCACCAGCGCTTCATCGAAACCGGCTCGATGAAGGTCTGA
- a CDS encoding tyrosine-type recombinase/integrase — translation MPRSVLKLPENSLRPRVPAKEVVDLPIDELRDRFKSIGGFSKNPKEPNLQDAQALLGSVPEPSIKVSKALETYWKLCSEKFIGKSDDQIRRAKNPVKKAINNFIDVIGDKPIAEITADDMLDFRAWWADRLQNEQLTPNSANKDLNYVKTVFSTINRMKRLGLDLPLANLAFKENLPEARDPVSPAWIHEKILAPKALDGLNTEARAILLIMINTGCRPSEITALTSNTLHLDAKVPYLSIEAEGRQLKSANAKRTMPLLGVALDAARQFPNGFPRYRKSSAGLSATVNKFMRENGLFETPKQTMYSFRHAFEDRALAAGIDERVRRDFMGHALGRERYGAGARQCNSQRRSRDHQRKDV, via the coding sequence ATGCCGAGAAGCGTTTTGAAGCTGCCCGAGAACTCGCTACGGCCAAGGGTGCCCGCCAAAGAGGTAGTGGATCTGCCAATCGATGAACTGCGGGATCGCTTCAAGAGCATCGGTGGCTTCTCGAAGAATCCCAAAGAGCCAAATCTGCAGGATGCACAGGCCTTGCTCGGCTCGGTGCCGGAGCCTTCTATCAAGGTCTCAAAGGCGCTTGAGACATATTGGAAGCTCTGCAGTGAGAAGTTCATTGGCAAGTCGGACGATCAGATCCGACGCGCGAAGAACCCCGTCAAGAAAGCCATCAACAACTTCATTGACGTGATCGGCGATAAGCCCATCGCTGAAATCACAGCCGACGACATGCTAGATTTCCGTGCGTGGTGGGCCGACAGACTTCAGAACGAACAGCTCACGCCCAATAGCGCCAACAAAGACCTGAACTACGTCAAAACCGTATTTTCGACGATCAATCGGATGAAACGACTGGGCTTGGATTTGCCTCTTGCCAACCTCGCCTTCAAAGAGAATCTTCCTGAAGCGCGCGATCCGGTGTCCCCGGCATGGATACACGAGAAGATTCTCGCGCCCAAAGCTCTGGACGGTCTCAACACAGAAGCGCGGGCCATCTTGCTTATTATGATCAACACTGGATGTCGGCCTTCGGAAATTACTGCCCTCACATCCAACACGCTCCACCTTGATGCGAAAGTCCCGTATCTCTCGATCGAAGCAGAAGGCCGCCAGTTAAAGAGTGCGAATGCGAAGCGGACCATGCCGCTGCTCGGGGTCGCACTTGACGCCGCCCGGCAGTTTCCGAATGGCTTTCCACGTTACCGAAAAAGCAGCGCAGGGCTCTCCGCTACAGTCAATAAATTTATGCGAGAAAACGGTCTCTTTGAGACTCCCAAACAGACCATGTATTCGTTCCGGCATGCATTTGAAGACAGGGCGTTGGCTGCCGGGATAGACGAACGCGTGCGCCGCGATTTTATGGGGCACGCTCTTGGTCGGGAGCGATATGGGGCGGGGGCTAGGCAATGCAATAGCCAGAGGCGAAGCAGGGACCATCAAAGAAAAGATGTATGA
- a CDS encoding TRAP transporter small permease: protein MTHENFPRVPETDPSSGRDRAPVPRNWPRLALGVVCGAMLLAMMALTVVDVIGRYVFVAPLQGATELTEMLLCAVIFLGLPAVCFDRDHVTVDLVIDRLPACVQPWRELATSLLSAVVLGIVSWRIWVYAGQKASYGEATNSLRLPIAPLGYLCALCCALGVVLTVVAALRQLTFQLRRQ from the coding sequence GTGACACACGAGAACTTTCCGCGCGTGCCCGAGACGGATCCGTCTTCGGGCCGCGATAGGGCACCGGTGCCCCGAAACTGGCCGCGGCTTGCGCTGGGGGTCGTCTGTGGCGCAATGCTTCTGGCGATGATGGCGCTGACGGTGGTGGATGTCATCGGGCGCTATGTGTTTGTCGCGCCGCTGCAAGGGGCCACCGAGCTGACCGAAATGCTGCTATGCGCGGTGATCTTTCTGGGGCTGCCTGCCGTCTGCTTCGACCGTGACCATGTGACGGTCGATCTGGTGATCGACCGCTTGCCGGCCTGCGTGCAGCCGTGGCGGGAGCTGGCCACCTCGTTGCTGTCTGCTGTGGTTCTGGGGATCGTGTCATGGCGGATCTGGGTCTATGCGGGGCAGAAGGCCAGCTATGGTGAGGCCACCAATTCCCTGCGTCTTCCCATCGCGCCGCTGGGCTATCTCTGCGCGCTCTGTTGTGCGCTTGGCGTCGTGCTGACCGTGGTGGCGGCGCTGCGGCAGTTGACCTTTCAGCTTCGGAGGCAGTGA
- a CDS encoding SMI1/KNR4 family protein, whose translation MTFPSAVASLVFVRDSDETNAVLFADQTGLPADALDALRAVVPLAAQSLGFTKEVCVKAISLPPRVAGPNGPQIASIFGLGNRESSVFLEYNRMLGRLPKQVVPIADDGLGNLFVVSKQNGQVYFWDHKCLDEEASQAAFTLIASSADDFLSRFVPAPSINSEELKRGVRSVRLDFLN comes from the coding sequence ATGACTTTTCCCTCTGCAGTTGCTTCTTTGGTCTTCGTTCGAGATAGCGACGAGACCAATGCTGTGCTCTTCGCTGATCAGACCGGGCTGCCCGCAGATGCGCTGGATGCTCTGCGCGCGGTGGTCCCGCTAGCCGCTCAGTCATTGGGTTTTACAAAAGAGGTATGTGTAAAGGCTATCTCGCTGCCTCCGAGAGTTGCGGGACCGAATGGGCCGCAAATCGCATCGATCTTCGGGTTGGGCAATCGTGAGAGTTCTGTTTTTTTAGAGTATAACAGGATGTTAGGCAGGCTGCCAAAGCAAGTGGTGCCAATAGCCGATGACGGTTTGGGAAACCTGTTTGTTGTCTCGAAGCAGAATGGACAAGTTTATTTCTGGGATCATAAATGTCTCGACGAGGAGGCATCGCAGGCTGCTTTCACCTTGATAGCATCGTCCGCTGATGATTTTCTAAGTCGTTTCGTTCCAGCGCCTTCGATCAACTCTGAGGAATTGAAGCGTGGCGTTCGTTCTGTCCGGTTGGATTTTCTGAACTAA
- a CDS encoding exopolysaccharide biosynthesis protein, whose translation MQNQTQTRRAVRDIVAAIDARARDEDEIRIEDVLGSLGGASFVPVLLVPALFVVSPLSGIPLFSSACGILIALISAQMLLGRDHLWLPRLLTRRHIAGDKLRKATGKLQGIARWMDLHTKERLRLFTHRPFRWVTQGACLLCGAAMPFLELVPFSSSILGAAVTLLALSLLVRDGLIALFGLCFIGLAGGVGYWAVSGTLAA comes from the coding sequence ATGCAAAACCAGACCCAGACCAGACGCGCCGTCCGCGATATTGTCGCCGCCATTGACGCGCGCGCGAGAGACGAAGACGAGATCCGCATCGAGGATGTGCTTGGCTCTTTGGGCGGCGCCTCTTTCGTGCCCGTGCTACTGGTGCCTGCCCTTTTCGTGGTCAGCCCGCTCTCGGGCATCCCACTCTTCTCGAGTGCCTGCGGCATCCTGATCGCGCTGATCTCGGCACAGATGCTGCTGGGGCGAGACCACCTCTGGCTGCCGCGCCTGCTGACGCGCCGCCATATCGCGGGAGACAAACTGCGCAAAGCGACGGGCAAGTTGCAGGGCATTGCGCGGTGGATGGACCTGCACACCAAGGAACGGCTGCGCCTTTTCACGCATCGCCCCTTTCGCTGGGTCACACAGGGCGCCTGCCTTTTATGCGGAGCCGCCATGCCCTTTCTGGAGCTGGTGCCGTTCAGCTCGTCCATCCTTGGCGCGGCGGTCACCCTTCTGGCCCTGTCGCTTCTGGTGCGCGACGGGTTGATCGCATTGTTCGGGCTATGCTTTATCGGACTGGCGGGCGGCGTCGGCTACTGGGCCGTCAGCGGCACCCTCGCCGCCTGA
- a CDS encoding GAD-like domain-containing protein: MSEFIDDFLDEFGAPDFESGPRATIDEALPISLLQIHEKFGAASWQGGRFKIIDPKPYQNVVDKWAQELPVQYRNGLVPYCLSGFGDLWVWRQGVGCAFKYLPIFHALVLDERFESETHSMDSQCFEIEGELFSWMPDEDSQEEKDFESARAALGVLSIDQIYAPKLAIPLGGNFELESLQVTSAPEYLEMVTELEPPRVMTTDDLARIAFGADGPEALKAAVKNVC, translated from the coding sequence ATGTCAGAGTTCATAGATGATTTTCTAGATGAGTTTGGAGCGCCTGATTTTGAGTCAGGGCCGAGGGCCACGATAGACGAAGCGCTGCCGATCTCTTTGCTACAGATCCATGAGAAATTTGGTGCAGCTTCTTGGCAAGGCGGGCGCTTTAAGATCATCGATCCCAAGCCTTACCAGAACGTGGTAGACAAATGGGCCCAAGAGCTTCCGGTCCAATATCGAAATGGGTTGGTCCCTTATTGTCTCTCGGGATTTGGTGACCTTTGGGTGTGGAGGCAAGGCGTAGGGTGTGCTTTCAAATATCTGCCGATATTCCATGCGCTTGTTTTGGATGAGCGTTTTGAGTCAGAGACACACTCTATGGATAGCCAGTGTTTCGAAATCGAAGGGGAACTGTTTTCCTGGATGCCCGATGAAGATAGTCAAGAAGAGAAAGATTTCGAGAGCGCTAGAGCGGCGCTTGGCGTGCTATCGATCGACCAGATTTATGCGCCCAAGCTGGCTATTCCGCTTGGCGGAAATTTCGAGCTGGAGAGCCTGCAAGTGACTTCAGCCCCGGAGTATCTTGAAATGGTCACTGAACTCGAGCCGCCTCGCGTGATGACAACAGACGATCTAGCGCGGATTGCATTTGGCGCTGATGGGCCGGAGGCGTTGAAAGCGGCAGTGAAGAATGTTTGTTGA
- a CDS encoding polymorphic toxin type 15 domain-containing protein, producing MSISPEDISARSQSSAYRFVGSLDKTTMPCKGWIGVSARYTDAWATPLTNAPLRLADASGVLVDQTVKTDALPHHGLTDGDAETAPITKLGTFEYPEVERGRVSVDLPGDSGGDAEADQAMEGLGAALTAWRDAMLGALQPWVVKWNADGVMSIAEGLRDGVMSGLENWWDSEADFWGSASKIAISQFQAAKSWWSRQPAFVRYIPGTWGAAFIYEKIFEGADDLSDHLSIIFDALRGFASGTVDVIERAIDSLTRLPGEIGLLFAELKAKGQDWIERMILVASETNAFEYLFHILMAVATNMTPNFLAEMAGTGAGFVLPEVLIELVLALIAALSGGTAAALLAGRMATLMAKLVKLSRSVRALGVVTSFVQGFQKVVQFVGKIGKGLHKAIRAGGEYASDQVARISHELKQYKLEIDPSTLGMNGGNIRITRKRMARVDVDCFDAWKYARDKMPGDAAAQREIVREYTRQLSDQQDGLNALTVAQYSEARADYINLTRKGISDGKAQEAARKNLRSKINQSIRRSLAGSKLSRQQLAKEATERSKAIMSHLAALHNPDLIAGGYDEISRVGHAGVNSSIGGGWGDYQNPTSRISQIDQAAAQMQNSPNATMNVKLEPCRK from the coding sequence ATGTCGATTTCGCCTGAAGATATTTCAGCACGTTCGCAATCCAGCGCCTATCGCTTTGTCGGATCGCTCGATAAGACCACGATGCCATGCAAAGGCTGGATCGGGGTGTCTGCCCGATATACCGATGCCTGGGCCACGCCCCTGACCAATGCGCCGCTGAGGCTTGCGGATGCCAGCGGTGTGCTGGTGGATCAGACGGTCAAGACGGATGCCCTGCCACATCACGGGCTGACCGATGGCGATGCCGAGACCGCGCCCATCACCAAGCTTGGCACATTCGAATATCCCGAGGTCGAGCGCGGGCGGGTCAGCGTCGATCTGCCCGGCGATAGTGGCGGGGATGCCGAGGCCGATCAGGCGATGGAGGGGCTCGGGGCAGCGCTGACCGCGTGGCGTGATGCCATGCTGGGCGCGCTCCAGCCTTGGGTCGTGAAGTGGAATGCCGATGGGGTGATGTCCATCGCAGAGGGCTTGCGCGATGGCGTCATGTCCGGTCTGGAAAACTGGTGGGATAGCGAGGCCGATTTCTGGGGCAGTGCCAGCAAGATCGCGATCAGCCAGTTCCAGGCGGCGAAATCATGGTGGAGCCGTCAGCCCGCCTTTGTCAGATATATCCCCGGAACATGGGGCGCGGCCTTTATTTACGAGAAGATCTTCGAGGGCGCCGATGATCTGTCCGACCATCTCAGCATCATTTTCGATGCGCTGCGGGGCTTCGCCTCGGGCACCGTGGATGTGATCGAGCGCGCGATTGATAGCCTGACCCGTCTGCCGGGCGAGATCGGGCTTTTATTTGCCGAGCTCAAGGCCAAGGGGCAGGACTGGATCGAGCGGATGATCCTCGTGGCCAGCGAGACCAACGCATTTGAGTATCTGTTCCATATCCTGATGGCGGTCGCCACGAATATGACACCGAACTTTCTGGCCGAGATGGCGGGGACGGGGGCGGGCTTCGTGCTGCCGGAGGTGCTGATCGAGCTGGTCCTTGCGCTGATCGCGGCATTATCGGGTGGCACGGCGGCGGCACTTCTGGCGGGCCGGATGGCGACATTGATGGCAAAGCTTGTCAAACTGTCCAGATCCGTGCGCGCACTGGGTGTTGTGACCTCGTTCGTGCAGGGCTTCCAGAAGGTCGTGCAATTCGTAGGCAAGATCGGCAAGGGGCTGCACAAGGCGATCAGGGCGGGCGGGGAATATGCCAGCGATCAGGTGGCCCGCATCTCCCACGAGCTCAAGCAATATAAGCTCGAAATCGACCCGAGCACGCTGGGTATGAATGGCGGCAATATCCGGATCACGCGCAAACGCATGGCGCGCGTGGATGTTGATTGTTTTGATGCTTGGAAATATGCGCGGGACAAGATGCCGGGAGATGCAGCGGCGCAGCGAGAGATCGTTAGGGAATATACGAGGCAGCTTTCCGACCAGCAAGATGGTCTCAATGCTCTCACCGTCGCGCAATATTCTGAAGCACGCGCTGATTACATCAATCTTACGCGTAAAGGTATCAGTGACGGTAAGGCGCAAGAGGCAGCACGAAAAAACCTTCGGTCGAAAATTAATCAGAGTATTAGGCGTTCCTTGGCGGGTAGCAAATTATCGAGGCAGCAGTTGGCCAAGGAAGCTACCGAGCGTTCGAAGGCTATTATGTCTCACCTTGCTGCGTTGCATAATCCTGACTTGATCGCTGGCGGGTATGATGAGATCAGTCGCGTGGGACATGCTGGCGTTAATTCTTCTATTGGGGGCGGTTGGGGGGACTACCAGAATCCCACGAGCAGAATATCTCAGATCGATCAAGCGGCAGCTCAAATGCAGAATTCGCCTAACGCCACTATGAATGTGAAACTTGAGCCTTGCAGGAAATGA
- a CDS encoding division plane positioning ATPase MipZ translates to MAHIIVTGNEKGGSGKSTTSMHVATALVRMGWRVGALDLDLRQRSMGRYVENRRAFMEREGVTLPCPDYRTLPEIDAASLPPGENPYDYRLSAAVTELETSCDFIMIDCPGSHTRLSQVAHSLADTLITPLNDSFIDFDLLARIDPNTSKVTGPSIYSEMVWSARQLRARAGMKPIDWIVLRNRLGAQQMHNKRKVGAALEQLSKRIGFRVAPGFSERVIFRELFPRGITLLDLKDLGVENLNMSNIAARQELRDLMKELNLPGVEVDF, encoded by the coding sequence TTGGCGCATATCATCGTGACTGGCAATGAAAAGGGCGGGTCGGGCAAATCGACCACCTCCATGCATGTAGCAACGGCGCTGGTGCGCATGGGGTGGCGCGTGGGCGCGCTGGATCTTGACCTGCGCCAACGCTCTATGGGGCGCTATGTCGAAAACCGTCGCGCCTTTATGGAGCGCGAGGGCGTTACCCTGCCCTGCCCCGATTATCGCACATTGCCCGAGATCGACGCCGCCAGCCTGCCTCCGGGCGAGAACCCCTATGACTACCGCCTGTCCGCAGCGGTGACCGAGCTGGAGACAAGCTGCGACTTCATCATGATCGACTGTCCCGGTTCGCATACGCGGCTCAGTCAGGTCGCGCATTCTCTGGCCGACACGCTGATCACGCCGCTCAATGACAGCTTTATCGATTTCGACCTTCTGGCACGGATTGACCCGAATACATCGAAGGTCACAGGGCCATCGATCTATTCGGAGATGGTCTGGTCGGCACGTCAGTTGCGCGCCCGTGCGGGGATGAAGCCCATTGACTGGATCGTGCTGCGCAACCGTCTGGGTGCCCAACAGATGCATAACAAACGCAAGGTCGGAGCCGCGCTTGAACAGCTATCGAAGCGAATCGGGTTCCGTGTTGCGCCGGGCTTCTCCGAGCGGGTCATCTTCCGCGAACTCTTTCCGCGCGGCATCACATTGCTGGATCTGAAGGATCTGGGCGTCGAGAACCTGAACATGTCAAATATCGCCGCCCGGCAGGAATTGCGCGATCTGATGAAAGAGTTGAACCTGCCGGGGGTCGAGGTCGATTTCTGA
- a CDS encoding TRAP transporter substrate-binding protein — MARFALLSSAALMALALPVSAQTNLTVANWLPPSHPLVADLIVPMTKAIEEATHGEVKATLLPAPLGPPAAHFDFAVNGVADITFGVQGYNPGRFKTTNIVELPFLGNSAEAVSVAYWRTFQTMLQDAGEYKDVHVLAVFSHGPGEVFLKDGDVSDIDVLKGRKIRVGGGIVHEIVSKLGAVPVEGPSSKSYELLSQGVADGITFPYESVNFFKLIPQLNKAIAVDGGLYNTSFFIVMNKAKWDSLSPEVQEEINSVTGEVLARKAGQMWDRADAAGREAMKGKIEITPATDAQMAAWKTALQLLVDAKIEEASSAGIDGQEAYDFLKSEIAKASAE; from the coding sequence ATGGCCCGTTTCGCTTTGTTGTCTTCTGCCGCGCTTATGGCGCTGGCTTTGCCGGTTTCGGCCCAGACCAATCTGACTGTGGCCAACTGGCTTCCGCCCTCGCATCCGCTGGTCGCGGACCTGATCGTGCCGATGACCAAGGCCATTGAGGAGGCCACCCACGGCGAGGTCAAGGCAACCCTGCTTCCGGCTCCGCTTGGCCCGCCCGCCGCACATTTCGATTTTGCCGTCAATGGGGTGGCCGATATTACCTTCGGGGTGCAGGGCTATAATCCGGGCCGGTTCAAAACCACCAATATTGTCGAACTGCCGTTTCTGGGCAATTCGGCGGAGGCGGTCTCGGTGGCCTATTGGCGCACCTTCCAGACGATGCTGCAGGACGCGGGTGAATATAAAGACGTGCATGTTCTGGCCGTTTTCAGCCACGGTCCGGGGGAAGTTTTCCTGAAGGATGGCGATGTGTCGGATATCGACGTGCTCAAGGGGCGCAAGATCCGTGTCGGGGGCGGGATCGTGCATGAAATCGTCTCGAAGCTCGGGGCGGTGCCTGTGGAGGGGCCGTCGTCGAAATCCTACGAACTGCTGAGCCAAGGTGTGGCCGATGGCATTACCTTCCCCTATGAATCGGTGAATTTCTTCAAGCTGATCCCCCAGTTGAACAAGGCGATTGCCGTGGATGGCGGGCTGTATAACACGTCCTTCTTCATTGTGATGAACAAGGCGAAATGGGATAGCCTCTCGCCCGAGGTGCAGGAGGAGATCAACTCGGTCACGGGGGAGGTTCTTGCGCGCAAGGCGGGGCAGATGTGGGATCGGGCCGATGCAGCAGGCCGCGAGGCGATGAAGGGCAAAATCGAGATTACGCCTGCGACCGATGCGCAAATGGCGGCGTGGAAGACCGCGCTGCAGCTGCTTGTCGATGCCAAGATCGAAGAAGCCTCAAGCGCGGGGATCGACGGGCAGGAAGCCTATGATTTCCTCAAATCCGAAATCGCCAAAGCCTCTGCCGAGTAA